One part of the Marmota flaviventris isolate mMarFla1 chromosome 4, mMarFla1.hap1, whole genome shotgun sequence genome encodes these proteins:
- the Wasf3 gene encoding actin-binding protein WASF3 isoform X2 yields the protein MPLVKRNIEPRHLCRGALPEGITSELECVTNSTLAAIIRQLSSLSKHAEDIFGELFNEANNFYIRANSLQDRIDRLAVKVTQLDSTVEEVSLQDINMKKAFKSSTVQDQQVVSKNSIPNPVADIYNQSDKPPPLNILTPYRDDKKDGLKFYTDPSYFFDLWKEKMLQDTEDKRKEKRRQKREKHKLNPNRNQQVHVRKVRTRKEEWERRKMGIEFMSDARKLEQAGSTKEDRMPRGSHASDVTDYSYPATPNHSLHPQPVTPSYTAGDAPPHGAANQAPEHEYRPPSASVRHMALNRPQQPPPPPPPQAPEGSQASAPMAPADYGMLPAQIIEYYNPSGPPPPPPPPMIPSAQTAFVSPLQIPMQPPFPASAGSTYAAPPHPPSAGLLITAPPPPGPPPPPPGPPGPGSSLSSSPMHGPPVAEAKRPELAQPPISDARSDLLAAIRMGIQLKKVQEQREQEAKREPVGNDVATILSRRIAVEYSDSDDDSEFDENDWSD from the exons GCAAACATGCTGAAGACATATTTGGTGAGTTGTTTAATGAGGCTAACAACTTCTACATCAGAGCAAATTCTCTTCAAGACAGAATTGATCGCCTTGCTGTCAAAGTTACCCAGCTGGATTCCACAGTTGAAGAGG TGTCACTACAGGACATCAACATGAAAAAAGCTTTCAAAAGTTCCACAGTTCAAGATCAGCAGGTGGTTTCAAAGAACAGCATTCCTAATCCTGTTGCTGACATTTACAACCAGAGTGATAAAcctccacctctgaacatcctGACACCTTACAG AGATGATAAGAAGGATGGGCTGAAGTTCTATACTGATCCTTCCTATTTCTTTGAcctatggaaagaaaaaatgctaCAGGATACAGAagacaaaaggaaagagaaacgGCGTCAAAAG agagagaaacacaagCTGAATCCTAACAGGAACCAGCAAGTACATGTGAGAAAAGTCAGAACAAGAAAAGAAGAgtgggagagaaggaaaatgggCATTGAATTTATGAGTGACGCAAGGAAACTGGAACAGGCAGGGAGCACGAAAGAGGACAGGATGCCCAGagg ATCCCATGCATCAGATGTTACAGATTACTCTTATCCAGCTACACCCAACCATTCTCTGCATCCCCAGCCGGTCACCCCTTCCTACACTGCCGGTGATGCACCACCACATGGGGCTGCAAACCAGGCCCCTGAACACGAGTACCGGCCCCCCTCTGCCTCGGTGAGGCACATGGCCCTAAACAGACCTCAGCagccgccaccaccaccaccaccccaggccCCAGAGGGGTCCCAGGCCTCTGCACCAATGGCTCCAGCAGATTATGG GATGCTCCCGGCACAGATAATTGAGTATTACAACCCTTCAggaccacctcctcctccacctccacccatGATTCCTTCAGCACAAACTGCTTTTGTCAGCCCTCTCCAGATCCCCATGCAGCCCCCCTTTCCTGCATCAGCTGGTTCCACATACGCAGCTCCTCCTCATCCACCCTCAGCTGGGCTCCTCATCACAGCACCACCGCCTCCAGGtccaccacctcctccaccaGGCCCTCCTGGCCCCGGCTCTTCTCTTTCATCCTCCCCAATGCATGGCCCCCCTGTAGCTGAGGCAAAGCGTCCTGAGCTGGCACAGCCCCCAATAAGTGATGCTCGAAGTGACCTCCTTGCTGCCATCAGGATGG GAATTCAGCTGAAAAAGGTGCAGGAGCAACGTGAGCAAGAGGCCAAGCGGGAGCCTGTTGGAAACGACGTGGCCACAATCCTGTCCAGACGCATTGCTGTAGAGTACAGCGACTCCGATGACGACTCTGAGTTTGATGAGAATGACTGGTCTGACTAA
- the Wasf3 gene encoding actin-binding protein WASF3 isoform X1: MPLVKRNIEPRHLCRGALPEGITSELECVTNSTLAAIIRQLSSLSKHAEDIFGELFNEANNFYIRANSLQDRIDRLAVKVTQLDSTVEEVSLQDINMKKAFKSSTVQDQQVVSKNSIPNPVADIYNQSDKPPPLNILTPYRDDKKDGLKFYTDPSYFFDLWKEKMLQDTEDKRKEKRRQKEQKRIDGTTREVKKVRKARNRRQEWNMMAYDKELRPDNRLSQSVHHGASSEGSLSPDTRSHASDVTDYSYPATPNHSLHPQPVTPSYTAGDAPPHGAANQAPEHEYRPPSASVRHMALNRPQQPPPPPPPQAPEGSQASAPMAPADYGMLPAQIIEYYNPSGPPPPPPPPMIPSAQTAFVSPLQIPMQPPFPASAGSTYAAPPHPPSAGLLITAPPPPGPPPPPPGPPGPGSSLSSSPMHGPPVAEAKRPELAQPPISDARSDLLAAIRMGIQLKKVQEQREQEAKREPVGNDVATILSRRIAVEYSDSDDDSEFDENDWSD; encoded by the exons GCAAACATGCTGAAGACATATTTGGTGAGTTGTTTAATGAGGCTAACAACTTCTACATCAGAGCAAATTCTCTTCAAGACAGAATTGATCGCCTTGCTGTCAAAGTTACCCAGCTGGATTCCACAGTTGAAGAGG TGTCACTACAGGACATCAACATGAAAAAAGCTTTCAAAAGTTCCACAGTTCAAGATCAGCAGGTGGTTTCAAAGAACAGCATTCCTAATCCTGTTGCTGACATTTACAACCAGAGTGATAAAcctccacctctgaacatcctGACACCTTACAG AGATGATAAGAAGGATGGGCTGAAGTTCTATACTGATCCTTCCTATTTCTTTGAcctatggaaagaaaaaatgctaCAGGATACAGAagacaaaaggaaagagaaacgGCGTCAAAAG GAGCAAAAGCGTATAGATGGCACCACCCGTGAGGTGAAAAAGGTTAGAAAAGCCAGAAACAGGCGCCAGGAGTGGAATATGATGGCATATGACAAAGAGCTTAGACCCGACAACAGGTTGTCTCAGAGTGTGCACCACGGAGCATCTTCCGAGGGATCTCTGTCCCCAGAcactag ATCCCATGCATCAGATGTTACAGATTACTCTTATCCAGCTACACCCAACCATTCTCTGCATCCCCAGCCGGTCACCCCTTCCTACACTGCCGGTGATGCACCACCACATGGGGCTGCAAACCAGGCCCCTGAACACGAGTACCGGCCCCCCTCTGCCTCGGTGAGGCACATGGCCCTAAACAGACCTCAGCagccgccaccaccaccaccaccccaggccCCAGAGGGGTCCCAGGCCTCTGCACCAATGGCTCCAGCAGATTATGG GATGCTCCCGGCACAGATAATTGAGTATTACAACCCTTCAggaccacctcctcctccacctccacccatGATTCCTTCAGCACAAACTGCTTTTGTCAGCCCTCTCCAGATCCCCATGCAGCCCCCCTTTCCTGCATCAGCTGGTTCCACATACGCAGCTCCTCCTCATCCACCCTCAGCTGGGCTCCTCATCACAGCACCACCGCCTCCAGGtccaccacctcctccaccaGGCCCTCCTGGCCCCGGCTCTTCTCTTTCATCCTCCCCAATGCATGGCCCCCCTGTAGCTGAGGCAAAGCGTCCTGAGCTGGCACAGCCCCCAATAAGTGATGCTCGAAGTGACCTCCTTGCTGCCATCAGGATGG GAATTCAGCTGAAAAAGGTGCAGGAGCAACGTGAGCAAGAGGCCAAGCGGGAGCCTGTTGGAAACGACGTGGCCACAATCCTGTCCAGACGCATTGCTGTAGAGTACAGCGACTCCGATGACGACTCTGAGTTTGATGAGAATGACTGGTCTGACTAA